Within Sorangiineae bacterium MSr11367, the genomic segment TGCAATTCATCCGGTCGCAGATAATTGGCAAACCGCTGCTTGTCGGCCAACCACACTTCGCCGATGAGCGCCCGGTCGCCGTCGTACGAATCGGCGATGCGCCGCCACGCCCGATAAATATCGTGCACATCGTCCCGATCGGTGAACGGGTGTATGCCCGCGCCATTCACCTCGGGCAGCTTCGGATCCTTGGTGAGCAACGCGGCCGAATCGACGCGGATGCCGTCCACGCCGCGGTCGAACCAGAATCGCAACACCGATTCGAACTCGGTGCGCACGTCGGGGTGCTCCCAATTCAAATCGGGCTGCGCCGAATCGAAGAGGTGCAAATACCATTGACCATCGCCGACCCGGGTCCACGTGCCGCCGCCGAACTGCGATATCCAATTCGTCGGCGGGAGCTCACCCTCCGCGCCGCGTCCTTTGCGGAACCAAAAGCGCTCCCGCTCGGGTGAGCCCGGCGTGGCGGCCAACGCCGCGCGAAACCACGGATGTTCGCGCGACACGTGATTGGGCACCACGTCCACGATGATGCGGATACCCAGCTCGTGCGCTTCCGCGATGAGCGCCTCGGCTTCGGCCAGGGTCCCGAAGAGCGGATCGATGGCGCGGTAATCGGCCACGTCATAACCGGCGTCGGCCATGGGGGAGGCGTACCAAGGATTGAACCAAATCGCATCGATGCCGAGCCACCGAAGATAGGAAAGCTTCGAGCGAATACCCTCGAGATCGCCCACACCGTCGCCGTTGCCGTCGGCGAAGCTGCGCGGATAGACCTGATAAATGACGGCGTCGCGCCACCACATTTTGCTCATCGATGTCCTAGCCTTTTAGGC encodes:
- a CDS encoding glycoside hydrolase family 13 protein, coding for MSKMWWRDAVIYQVYPRSFADGNGDGVGDLEGIRSKLSYLRWLGIDAIWFNPWYASPMADAGYDVADYRAIDPLFGTLAEAEALIAEAHELGIRIIVDVVPNHVSREHPWFRAALAATPGSPERERFWFRKGRGAEGELPPTNWISQFGGGTWTRVGDGQWYLHLFDSAQPDLNWEHPDVRTEFESVLRFWFDRGVDGIRVDSAALLTKDPKLPEVNGAGIHPFTDRDDVHDIYRAWRRIADSYDGDRALIGEVWLADKQRFANYLRPDELHSAFNFDFLCCPWDAARLRAIISDTLASHAPVDAPTTWVLSNHDVTRHVTRYGRKDTSFSFATRRHDTPVDLPLGHQRARAAVLLTLALPGAAYLYQGEELGLWEVEDIHPELRQDPMWHRTGNVDPGRDGCRVPLPWAGDAPPFGFSPSETKAPWLPQPATWKAHTVELQMGDPSSMLELYRTALRLRRSLPQLGDGPMNWLDTSERVLAFTRPSDGDRAFACVLNLSERAIRLPPHHRLLLASGPLSGDNLPPDTAVWLQV